The following nucleotide sequence is from Hevea brasiliensis isolate MT/VB/25A 57/8 chromosome 7, ASM3005281v1, whole genome shotgun sequence.
caccctgtgaagtgaaatgcaatatcgtcataaatttcatacaaatcacatcaaaaaggcaatttggagcactcacacacccgagagtatcaaacaatacatatatgggagctgatcccctatacagccctcttaatccaacctctgccaacgaagatctcaagctggactttcgcttaataaaccaaatatggggtcccaacgaagaactcaagctgtgtctaccccgaaAGATTAGattccagcgaagatctcaagccgtgtctacctgtcctgtttatatccaacactataccacacgcacgccaacgcacgcacactgctccaaattatcacaaacaatatccatggtactttaacagttgtgaatgcaacataaaacgtgcctagagtttaattacatagatatatacatataagtgatgcatgagcatacttgaacatataataatattgaaattacaattaaaattaatattttactcacagtacaccgatgattattgtggctgctggatgcaggaaaatagctgacctcgatcacctaataattatattataaatttattagtactaagtaaacataaaactctaaagagacaacaGACAACCTAATTattgccggaaatccggcagagtttcccctgtaCCTAGGGCTTACCCAATATGCACAAAGatttaaataacacttctaaattctcaatttccacaatcacatctcattaacattatatggcccctcattggccctccaaatcagacaatagtcataaacttgaaaacttacgttttagtccctataaatagcccttttgcaaaaactacccaaacgagctctaaaaattctaaaattttgccccgcagtccttaataatattataaggctattgcaaaaggaattataattttctaatcattcacgaatattttatgaattttattctaaagcgGTATTAgtcgaaaatgagcaacttggagttcgatTTTACTTATACCAATTCTGACACTTGAGACGAGTCCAGAACGTCTAAAAATGCTAAgattgactgtaatattgaccaTGTTCTGAGACGGCCTACCGGGCAGCCGGATGTGATTGAAAATGTGGTCCCGGCGTCGGTGAGTTATCCTCGATCCGATTGCAtataaattaagtccaaattgtgttaataattattataaaattatttttaaattttgaaaatcgaaaaagtttaaaaatctcaccaagcgatttaAACCGTCCGATTGTCACATTTTTCAAACAGTGTCCAATCGGAGCGGGACCGATCCTATCTTGAAGATCTCGTCGTCCTGAGTCCATTGGTGATCACGGATTTTCGATTCGACGGTCAGATCGCTTGAAAAGTGGCCAGAAAGCCACTGCTGttactttctctctcctctttctctctcttcgaaaCTCACTGGAAACTCCACCATTTCGGGCATGGCTGGTCGAAAAATGGAGCTGGGTTCGTGGAGAGTTGGTAGCACCTTGGATCGCCAGCGTTGGTGGCCAAAATCGGCCAGAAATGgcccacttctctctctctctctctcttctttttccttccctttcttctctctctttctcttcctccTCGCCGCCGCCGCTGGTGCCGCCGACGCTGCTCGAGTTGGGGAGTGCCACCGATGCCTCTACCAGTGCCGGCCTGCGAGAAGGAGAAGGTGAGGGGGAAAGGGTGATGTGGGAGAGAGGGGAGAGGGGGCTGCtgtgttttttttattttctattttttttttacttctaatTATACTATTAGTCCCCAAACTTTTTAGGGGTTTACAATTAgatccaaaattattttattatgttaaaatttaataaaattctagtaataataaaaataaatatagtctaggaaaaatttaattattttattctcatttactaaattaactttgattaatttatttattattactttatttattattattatcttcctttattttaaaatcaattcaaataaatcctataatattaataacataatatttcctttttattttatttaaaatttaaaaattttgggttgttacacgaacgctcactcctgttcatctatttttccaggctacaggagaattattttttgtggctaacctgctcttcttattcgcaagtccattaatagtatttaatgtattttgtataattgagttaaattttagactccacatgtattagaagcacttatttttattttgaacctgtattataaaaattatgttggacttgtaaaattattaactgtatgcatgatgggattggatgagagagctgaaCTTCgattttgagttatgacattttgattatgtggagggtgagctgagctcggGCAAGTCAAGAACcccccgttaaatggtccattttatagcCTGACTCTGTCctgttgaatttttgaaattagactcaaatgggccttagagttggattgtgAAATAGTTAAGCTTATTACGGTATCGGTAGCTTTAGactgacccaggtcctagtgtcggtccggcccataggttgggtcatgacagatTGAACTTTAACATGAACTGCACCTTACCTGCACATGAAAGTAAAGGTGCAATCCCTCACTCACCTGAGGCAAAAATTAGGACCCACTTTTGTAATTTCTACAATGAACATATATTATAGATAAAATTGGCTGATACAACATACAAATCCATGcccagggaaaaaaaaaaaataatccccTCAATCAGATTGTTATCATGCAGGTTCCCAAGGAGTAAGCTACTGCTAATTACAAATCCATTCACCAGGGCCAAAGACTGCCCTACTTCAATGATCATCATTAGAGCAAAGATTGCATAATGTACAATCCTTCACCCAAGAAGAAAAGGGTTAAACAAATTTCTAATTCCAATTAGTAGCTCCACTAATCCAACTCATGCAAACGAATGAATATATATGGTGTCATAATCATTCACAAAACAAAAGGAAGATGGAAAAATGTATCATAATCTAACTGAGCTGAAGACTAAAAATTCAGCTCGACTGTGTTTACCTAAGAGAGTTCCTAGCAAGGCCTACTAGGCATTAGCAACACAATTAACTGCCATCCTATAGATTTTGAGACTGGAGATAACCAATGAAAGAATCAATACAAGAAACCCATCTTTTCTGTTACAATTTAGATCGAGCATCCATACTTTACAACGCCTCCCACGACCCATGAATATGGAAGAACACCATACAGAGATGTAACAAGGGATGTGAATTGAGGCATATgatggaagtggaaaatgatgtcATTCCAAGAAACATTGGCATCTGAAAATGACTGCTGAATCATCAGCCAAATAAGATCTTTGCATTAATACATTCCCTTGAAAACAGGATTTGTGCGACATATGCTTGCTCCATATTCCTCGTATTCTGCTTTTGTGTGGCAAGCCTGCACAGAAGTAGACCATTCTTTCAATTTTGTCCTGATTTGAATCAGGAATAAATAATAAAACATGGTGAGGGTTATAATAAGCAAAAGAGTCTGTGAAATCAACCCCAAAAAATATCATCACCTCATAATTCAGAGAAGAAACTTCAAAGGAACAGAACTTACTCATAAATTTAAGCATGCATAGACAAAACCTAGTTTCATTCATCTGGATCTCAATTTTGATCAACACCCTCAAGGATTCCCAAACATAAAATGGGCACAACAGGCCAACTTATATTTAACTTGTGAAATAACATCAATATGATTTCATCTAGgattttcaattgaaaagtcataTAACAAAAGTTTCTCCTATTCTACCCCTACATCAAAGATTCCATTTGAACAAGAAGAGATGACAATAAAGACGATTGGCAGGTCAAATCAAGAACACAGAAAGAGAGAAATAGCAAGGACTGTGCGCTTCCAAATTCCAGTGTAATGTATGAAATAGCCATATAGTTTCCAAGGAGAGGGAGAAATCATACCGCAAAAAATTCAGGTGTTGATGCAAGAACTGAACCTCCAAACCATACAGCAAATCTCTGGATGGGATGACTGACTACGTTAACTTCCAATGGTTGTGACTGGAAACCCAGAAAATTAAAGATCATCAGACTTCTTATGTTATTAATAACCCCACTGAAAAATAGAAGAAATAATATAAGGTTCAGAAAGCTTACTTTTACTTCATCATCCAGTCTAGCTTCAGATGTAAGAACCCGTGCATCCACAATCTTCTTCAGATCACGTTGCAACCTTCTACCAAAGTCCTTGAACATGGTTGATCCCCCAGATAGCACTATATTCTAAGATGAGAATCAAAACCAATATGTACAAGTCAAAGAAATACTCTATTAGTGAGCTAAGAAGATAATGTGGAAATATAAATATTTGCAAGGGCGATGTTTGCTTGTGTAAACTGTACACAACCAATCAAGTTAGCAACTGACAACCATGTGTTAGAAGGAATAACTCATGTCAAagtttgttttaaaaaaaaaaataatttttttgaaaaaggAAGAAAACAGCTATGTGGCCCTAAGTATAAAACCCTCAGATCATCGGTGAAGAAATGCCAGACAACAGCACAGACCATTAGGCATTCGGGAAAGGAGTCAGATTCCTAATGCCAAAGTTAGCATTATTTGTTTTCTTAACTTAGGTAGACTTCACCTTATACAAAGCCCTCCTTGTGTCAATTGGCGCAGACTGAATACACTTGTCTATGACAGCTGGTAAAGGAGTGGTAAAGTCGCTACCATAAATCTCTGGATTAAAGAAAACCTGAAGAGCAAATTAACAAACCCTCAGAACAAAGTACTGCAGCTTGTTTATATGAGAAGAATGCACAAGCAGCAAAGTTCACTAGTGTTTACtcaaagttcaaaatatattttgtcCCACAAAATAAAGGAATTAAATCTAGTAACCTAAGAAGATACTAAGAAGTATGTTATTTTCGAAGCGCCACCATGTTATTCCACAAGGCTATGGCTAAAGCAAATTTTAGTCCTGAACACACAAAGAACAGTGCCCACCGGCTTAATATTGATTACAAGGAAAACAACTGCACTGACCATGGGAGAGAACGAATAGAAATATCACTAATTACTTAAATGGCATGAATACAGAACAAAACTGCTTCGGGATTGCCATGTAATAAACAGATGCATATTAACATgaaggaattttacaagtccattaGTTCCTATGGTTATTGAGGCTTCACAACCAACTCCAACTGGAATTGCTGAAAGGAACAAAATAGTATTTGCATAAACAATCTTACAATAATGAAGACCTTACTTGATTAAGAAAATTCTGGGTAGTAATTCAATCAAATATTTAAGGCTACGGCAAGAAAAAAAGGTCTAACAAAGGAAGATAGAACACATAGAACATGCCTCAGGGCCAAGAAATCGTTCATAGCCAATATCACAGGAGTATGGTGCCCCTGTTTTGGGTTTAATACCCCTCCAATGCTTAATATACTTCGCTGGTTCTTTGTCATGCTTGTTGTACTCCTGGAATCATTTGAGAAAGAATTATATTTATCACATGAATCACACACATGTAATAACAAACAAGGCAAAATGATGTACTTATTGCAATGGAATTTGTCATGCTTATAATGAAAAATGAAGGAAACTAAATCCATACGTTTCACAAAtctatttaactcacaatttaaaGGGAGCAAATTTACCTTAACAATGTCAGAACATGTGTAGCAATACATTTCCTTCACTTTTCGAGCTACATCAAATGAATCTTCTGGTGGTACATTCTCTCCTCTTTCCTGCAACATACAATTTTAACAAGCAAGAAGCCATGAACacaaattattacatacaatccaCAAATCAAAACATTTAAAATTATCACTTATGGAGCCTTTTAATGACTTCCACAAATGCGGTGTTTAAAGCATTtgaaagccaaaaaaaaaaaaaaagccaatctAGCATACTGATCTATCTCTCCCACCAGTACAAACTACAGAACCCTTGACTTTatgaggttttttttttattttagcatAACGAGAGCAAGCTCCCAGGAACGTGATTATAGTAAAATGATACAATCAAAGCAACGCTATTTTTTACCTCTCAaacttattatatattatttttatggaTGTTTTTTTAATATTCAAATCATCTGAATCAATCAGATTAGTGAACAACCATAAACAAGGGAATGCTAAATGAAAAATCATGCATCTTCCTTTTCCTGCCTCCCTCTCATTTGCTTCTGTCCTCTTTTCAAACTAGAACCAAATATAGTCCAAAAGATGATATCAAGGAAATATATCTACAAAATGCTAGCAACCACAGAGCCCTACTATTAAAAATTGAAGACATACCCGCATGAGCTGCTGAATAAAGAGAGTGACATCTTTACCAGCAATAGGAACTGACTTAATGCTGCTCCCAATAACATAACCATCAGCAACAGGTACAACATGAGTAGCCCCATCTCCAACATCCACCACAACCCCTGTCATCTCACACTGAAAATAACTGTAAGTCAATCTCAAAGGAAAAATATCATCATACTGGACATTAAGAATGATATAAAAATGAACTTAGATTTCAACTAAAAAATTATAGAAgggaaatttttgtaaattaaaaaggagaaaaaaaccCATAGTTAAGTGCCTTCACTCATTGCTAGTAATCCACAagaggaaaaatgaaataaaCCACCACCACAATCATTGGTTATAATTGAATTACAACCCTTTATGCCTAAATGCATTAACAGTCCGTGTCAGATGTAAAGAACTAAAGATACAATTAGGCAACCAAAACAGCAGTGTACTTGATTGATTCAACAGCAAAATAGCAAACACCTCAACTTGATGACTTCAATATATTCCATATCAAGCTCCATGAAACTTTAGTTCCTTTTAAAATCCCTCTTAAGAATACTAGCAAACCTTTCAAAGCCAAAACATTGAGGCCTCTTTCAATgtactaaaataataatattcaaGGACAAATGTTTATCACTCTCACATTCAATAAAGTATTGCTTACCCAAGTACCTACTACTACTCAATCCTGATACTTATCTATAAGCATtttgcaaaaaataaaaaaataaaaaataaaataaaaaaaaaaaaacaattgacCAAGAAATAATATTTGGTGCATTGATGCAAATAATACCAGATCCAATGCCCTCATAGACTTCAAACACAAAGGCCAAGGATAATCACATTTACACTGACCAAATTTAAGGCTGATCTCCAAGTTTTCAATTTAATAAAACTTTAGTTCCACAATAGTTTTATTCCAAAACTAGTtgaggatttaaaaaaaaaaatgttgtggGTCTGTGTATGAGCATGCTATGAATAATTCTACCCTCAGACGCAAGTCCATCAAAAATCTATGGACACAACTTATCACTGCCTTCTACATTTTGCTTAAAACTGACATGCCTTTCCCTATGAAATAGCTTACAGACCCTCTCACAAAGACATGCACCCAATGCGCCCCCTAGAATCGCTGAACATAATGTTCAATGGATG
It contains:
- the LOC110655457 gene encoding actin-related protein 3, translating into MDPTSRPAVVIDNGTGYTKMGFAGNVEPCFILPTVVAVNDSFLNQSRTSKANWLAQHSAGVMADLDFFVGEEAIAKSRSSNTYNLSYPIKHGQVDNWDAMERYWQECVFNYLRCDPEDHYFLLTESPLTAPESREYTGEIMFETFNVPGLYIAVNSVLALAAGYTASKCEMTGVVVDVGDGATHVVPVADGYVIGSSIKSVPIAGKDVTLFIQQLMRERGENVPPEDSFDVARKVKEMYCYTCSDIVKEYNKHDKEPAKYIKHWRGIKPKTGAPYSCDIGYERFLGPEVFFNPEIYGSDFTTPLPAVIDKCIQSAPIDTRRALYKNIVLSGGSTMFKDFGRRLQRDLKKIVDARVLTSEARLDDEVKSQPLEVNVVSHPIQRFAVWFGGSVLASTPEFFAACHTKAEYEEYGASICRTNPVFKGMY